The sequence TGTCAGAATATCACGAAATGGAGAGTATAAGAGCGGTTTTTACACCTATTCGTCTAAAGGAAAACTCGTCAGCAAACAGTTGCTGCAAATTCCCAAGGACATGCTTAATTCTTCGAGTCGTATTGTCCTTTCACGTCAAAATGGAACATGGACCCTGGCGGTTAATGACAGACAAATGGGATCGAGTTTAGCTATTGATAATAAAAACAGTACGTTCGGGTTTCGTGGCTGTACTACGGGACGAGAAATGTATTTACGAAATATTGAAATGAAGTTTGTTGATCCAGTCACAGAGAAAAGATGGGTTGAAACCGAGGATTTTGGGCCTTCTGCTTCAAAGCAGCGCAGTACTCCCTGGATATTTGTTTTTGTTAGTATTGTGTTGCTCGTAAAAGCAGTTCGGGATGAGGTGTTGATGAATTATTTGCCATCAGATAAACACCATCGTTTCAGGCTGTTAAGTCAATTGTCCCTTTTCGTTCCAGCATCCGCGGCCTTGTTGTTCTTTTTTAGGGACTCCATTTATGCGACGCCATTCTCGTTTTTAGTTGCAGAGTTGGTGGTTGTTGTGGGGTTTGCTTTGTTTTTTGAACAGGAAAAGGTGCACCTGGGTACCAAAAAATGGTTGTCAGTGCTGTATGTCATTGGCATCTTGCTGGTATCGGGATGTTCTTTTTTGGTGAACGATACGATATTACAATCTTCACAGAGAGTTTCCAATAAGAATTTGAGTCGTATTGATCCGGGAATTTACATTACTACCCCTCAGGCTCCTCCAACAAAAGTGCCCTATGTAGCCACTGCGCCAATAGTGATTAAGGCCGGACAGCCATTTTTTGTTCCTGGTGTATTCAGGGAGCAGGTGATTGACCTTGTTTTTTCCCTTCCTGAACAGACTACACTTGATATTGTTTTTGAACAGCAGGGTTTTGTCACGCGTGGAGATTCTGATGGTGAAGCTATACCACTTCAACGTCGATTGCTTCGCTTGTCAACCAAGTCAGGTGTCGTTTCAGGCTTAAGTACAAAAACTGGAGTACGTTCAGCTCCCTTTATGAAGATTAATGGTGAGTTGTTGGTTCATGCGAACAATAAGGTATCTATTACTGTCACAAATAAAAGGGTTAAGCTGAATTTGAATGGTGTTCTTACTACCTTTGATCAGTTTGGGTTGCTTGGTTTTGGGGAGACTGGGTTTTTGACTTATGAAAATTCAGTGAATTTGAAAGCTGTATCGGTCACCCCAACTGAGCTGAAAGCAGGTCCGGGTAACAAAATGTATTTATTTATGTTTTTTGTTCCTTTTGTCTTTGCATTCCTCCTGTTCTTTCTCTTTCGTCTGGCTGGTCCTGTTGCTTTATTCCCTACTGCGATTCTTGCTCTTTGTTCCTATTATCCAATAGTTGTGTTGTTAACTGCTGGTATGTTTCTTCCTTCTGGTAGTCTCCATTTTCTGAGCGATGGAAGACTCGGGTGGTTATTTATAATGGCGGCGGCCGTTGCGGTAAATTTGTTTTGTATTCTGATCTACGCTAAGAGGCAGATAAAAATTCCTGCCTTATATGCTAATCTCCTCTCTCTTATAGTCATTGTGGCAGTTGCTGGTTACGTCTATGTGATATTGCCAGATGATAATCCTATAAAATTGAGATTTTCTCAAAATACAATTGCCCCAGGAGATATTGCTCATGCTGAGGAGAAGAAACATGTGCCCTGGTATGCTGACAATTCGTTAATCGGCACGAATATCTGGGTTTGGAGTCAACTTTTTGGTGGAGAGAAGGCAGTGCCGGGTTCAGGAAATACTAAAGATGCAGTACGAATATTTGTTATCGGCGGTAGTCAGGCCTGGGGCTCCGGTGCTGCAAATAGTGATAGTACTTTTTCAAAATTGCTTGAGAAAAAATTACTGGATAAGAAATTACCCGTTCAAGTGTTAAATGCTGGAACAAATGCTGTGGGCCTCCAGACTATCACCCGGTCCAATAAACAGCTTTTACCAATTTATGAGCCTGATATTATAATTATTGATGTTGGGACCAATGACTCTGGAGCACGTAAAATGGTCCCGGGAGTTAAGAATCAACAAAGGTTTGTGCATGACAGGCTAATGGATTTTCGGACATTTGTTGAGTTTTTTCAGGGACAAGGTGTACGAATTATCTTAAATTTAGAGGCTATGTGTGCGGAGAGCTATGATAACTTTTCTCCAGATCCTGAACTGTATGACGGCTTGAAAAAAATTGCGGAAGACACAGGGGTTTCTGTGATAGTTCCGTCAAGTGTAACTGAACAGATTGAAAAAGAGTATCCGCTATGGTGGGACATTGCCCATTTGACGCCATATGGACAGCAGGTGATGGCTGAAATACTCTTACCGACAACTGAGAAATTGGTTAATGAAGTGTTAAAGAGCAGCATGTCAGGGAGAGCTTTGTAATACGATTCGAGCATAATAGTGCTGTAACTGTGTAACGGTCCCCCCCGATTCCAGTCATTGTGACCTCTCCACATTGCAATAGTCTGCTTCGAATGGCTAAAAACAATTGGACACTTATGGAGGTTTCAAGTATTTTTACTGCAAAATAATGCAGATAGAAAGCATCTCAGCCGCTAAAAAAAATGACCAATGAAATAAGCGGAGCGGCGTAAGGGGTCGTAACGAAATTGATATAAAAGGCCATGTTATTTCGTAACGGCTCCTAAACAGTTTGTTTAGGAAATTTTCTGTTGCATGGAGTCCTTCGTTCTGGTCTCTCATTTAGTTTTTTTACTGGGAAAAGGGTACCGTTGTGGCAGTGAGTAGCAAGAAGAAAAAAATTGCCTTAAAAGCTGTTTTCAGCCTGGCTTTTATCTATGTTTTGTTTTCATTTGTACAGGGCAATCAGCTGCTCTTGATGTTTCAGCGGATTAACTGGTTTTACCTGTCCTTGTCTTTGCTGTTAACTCCGGTCATGATTGCAGTGAGTTGCTGTAAATGGATGATGATTCTGAACGCAGGACAGAATAATGTTCCGTTTTTGACACTGTTTCGCATCTATCTGATTGGGTATTTCTTTTCCAATATGCTGCCGTCAACGGTTGGCGGCGATGTTGTTAGATCCTATTATACCGGCAAGATTATTCAGGATCAGTCCTATTCGGCAATTGCCATTTTCATAGAGCGTTTCTCCGGTATTTTCTTTCTTTTTCTTCTCGTTCTCTTTGCACCACTTGTAAAGCCGTCACTCTACTTGAGTCCCTTTGTCTTTGTTCCAGTTATCGCCTCCCTTATTCTCACTCTCAGTACTCTCTGGATGGCAAAGGTCAAAAAACCGTTTGTTTTTGCCGATGTGATTGTTGCCTCTGGTTTAAAGGTTTTCAGAAAAACAATGGTACTGTTTGGTAGAAAAGACCCCCAGGTATTCATCGGAACAATTGAAGATCACTATAAAGCATTTATACAGCGGCTAGAAAAGTTGCATCTCAAGGTGGTCCAGGCATTTGAGACAATCTTTAAAGATAAAATATTATTTTTGAAGTTGACATTTGTTACGGCTCTTTTTTATCTGCTTACCTGGGTTAATGTGTCTCTTGCGTTACTGGCGTTTGGTGTTAACCATCAGTTTTCCGATATTTGCGCCCTGGTGCCAACTATCCTCTTTGTTGCCCATTTTCCAGTTACCATTCTCGGGAACCTGGGGTTTTTTGAGTCAGTTTTTGTTTTTTATCTTCTGCTGGTCGATATCCCAGGCAACGGTTCTCTGGCCATGGGATTACTTTTACGAATGAAAATGTTGCTTATCGGTATTGTCGGTTTTTATGTTTATCTTGTATATAAACACGCTACGGGGGATGATGCGAAGCAGTTAGGGGCGGTGGATGAAAAAAAGCACCTAAGCAGTGATGTGAAAAAGGAGTCTCCTGAAAATGATAGTTGTTGAAAAAAAATCTATCCAGGAAAAGGTCTCTGGCAACTCCGGAATGTTTGCTAAATACAGAGTGGCAATGGTTGGTGACGGTGGGAACCTGACTCTTTTCCTGTATGAACTGATTAACTTTTTTTGTACACCCGTGCCGGGGATATCGGGTGTTTTGTTTAGGAGATTGTTTTTTCCTCTGCTGCTTGGGAAAATCGGTACAGCTGTTCGTATTTACGAAAACTGCACGATACGCAATGGTCGTAATATTGTGCTAGGTGATAATGTTTGTATTGAAAAGGAAGTCACGCTGGACGTGAAACCCGGGGAAAATAAAATTGTACTCGGTGATAATGTTATCATAGGAAACCGTGTAATCTTCAATTGCTCTGGTGGTGTGATTTCCATCGGTGACGGGACAGTGGTTGGATCGCATTGTCGACTCGGTTCTTTACTTGGTAACACGATAGGCTGTCATTGCAGAATAGGCAGAGATAGTTGTATTGTCGGGGCAGGTCATGCCACCGGTGATCTTGAGAAAGCCATCGTTCGCCAGCCGATAACCTGTAATGGCCCGAGCATTATCGGCGATTATGTGTCAATTGGGGAAAGAGTCACTCTGCTGGATGGGGTCAGGGTTGGTTCACATGTCACAATCTGTTCCGACTCCCTGGTGCTTCAGGATATCCCTGATAATTGTACTGTTTCAGGAGTCCCTGCAAAGATCATTTCCAAAGAGTCGGTTCAGGGGAGAAGACTGTAAACATGGAATGCTTGCTAATATCTCAATTGCAGGTGTGTTTTGTTGTATAAATTCCTCCAATGGTGCCCTGGTGCAGTTGGCTTGTTGTTGAGGCAGAAACTCTATCCGAGGTATCTGAAGAATTGTGGACGCAATGTCCTTTTTGGCAGGTTTGTTGAGTTTGCCAATGCCAGGGAGAAAATCACCATTGGCTCCGGAGTGGTACTTAATGATTTTGTGTGTCTCGATGGTGGTGATCCATCGGATTTTGATTCCCCTCTGATCATAGAGGACAACGTATTTATTGGTACTGGGACCACGGTTAAAGTAACGGGTGGTAGTATACGTATTGGTGCCGGCACAAACATCGGAAGTGATTGCCTCGTACAGTCTGATCTACCAGTTGTGTTTGAACATGATGTTCTGGTTGCTGCCTTTTGTGAAATAGGGAAGAGAGATTGTGCCAGACAGCAATTGCTCGACCATGTGGATTCTGACAGCAGTAATTTAAATAAGGAAACAAGCGTTAAAGAGGGCGGCTGGATTGGCGTTCGTGGAAAAATAAAGGCCGGGCATCATATCGGTGAGGGAACCATTATAGGTGCTCATTCCAATGTCGTTACCGATTTGGCGGATAAGGTCGTGGCAATCGGTGATCCGGCCCAGGTACTGCGTGAGCGGAAGGAACCTCAAGTCATAGGAAGAAAGAGTTGATTGTAAGGAAATGTGCTTTTTAATGAAATGGTTTTTAAAAATATTTTTGGTGGCCCTGGTGATGGAGGTCTTAACTTTCGGGAGTGGATTCTGTGAACAGGATTCTGGTAGTCCTGTAATAGAAAATTCAATCACTTTAAATCGAGCCATTGAAATAGCACTGCAGCATAATCGTTCTCTTCAGCGCTCTCTTCTTACCCTGACTTCCTCAAAGCTCAGTGTCAAAGCCAGAGAAGATGATTTTGATATCAAAATCATACCCGGTACTATGGTAACCTCGAATTCTTCAAACGATAAGTATGTATCCGGTCAGGTGAGAATTCTCAAAGAAACTGAAGTCGGAATTACAGCTTCAATAACACCGAGAATTGAACAACAGGGAGATCTGTACACTTCATCGGTGAATGTTTTGTTGAATGTGCCACTTTTGAATGGCTTTGGCACTGATTATGCTCTTGATGGCTTGTATAGTGCCCGCTATGACCTTGAAAGTTCAGAGCAGTCCTATTATCAGCAACAGGTCAATACCGTAATTAAAACTGTTTCAACTGTTTATGAAATAATTAAGGATCAGCAACAGATGGGCCTGCTGAACAATCAGCTTAGTGGCCTGGAGAAACATCTGATGTTGACCAAAATGAAAGAAAAGACAGGACTTGCCACAGCTATGGATCTGTACAGAGCTGAATTGAGGCTTAAAGATGTGCAGAATGAAATGACCACCGTCAACGAGCGATTTGATAATCATGTGGATCAATTAAAGGATCTCTTATCCATCGCAATGCAGGGGGAGTTGACCGTCACTGCTCCTGTCGATTATGAGCCTGTTATTACTCACCTTGATGAAGCTGTTGCCATAGCTCTTGAAAACCGTATCGAAATTGAACAATCGAAGCGAAGGAGTGAAGAATCCAGGAGAAAGATGCTTCTGGCCAGGAATAATATTCTGCCCAGAGTCGATTTGGATGTGGGATATCGAAGATATGGTGATAACAGTTCCTTTCAACTCGATGAGGAAGATTGGACCATAGGGCTGAATGGTTCTTCGGATCTTGCAAGATCCCAGGAGAAAACAGCATTTGAACAGGCCAACATCAGATATCGGCAATCAAAGATTGATCTGGAGAGCACTCAGGAAAGCGTTGTTAGAGAAGTTCGGGCTCAGATAAATCAGATGAAAAAAAATGAGCAGCTCATCGTTGATCGCCGAGAGCAGGCCAGACAAACAGAGGGCAAGCTGGAACTTGCGTTGTCCAAATTCAACCATGGTCTGGCAGATAACTTCGATTTGTTAGAAGCACAGACAGAGATGCAGCAGGTCAAGACAGATCTGTTGTTTGATACCATTGGGTATATTGTCGATACCTACAAACTGCGTTCAGTTTTGGGAACACTCCTTGACAGGTAGGGTAGCGAGTTGATTGTTAATATGAAGAAATTTTGTATTGCGTTTTGTACTGTTTTTTTTGCTGTGACTGCGTTGATTTCCGGAGGGTGTTCTTCAGAGCAGCCTACGGACACTCAGACGGTTGTTCCGGTGAGCAAACATGATTTTAATATAGAATTAAACATTGTTGGTGTACTGGATGCAGCAAAATCCCATATGATAGCTTCTGAGCTGGAAGGTACAAATGGAACGATCATCTATCTTATTAATGATGGGAAATCGGTGGTTAAAGGTGAAACTGTTGTTCGTTTTGACCGGGCCTTATTTGAAAAAGAGGTGACTGAGCTTGAAGCACAGGTGGAAAGTTATACAGCTGCTGTAGAGGCAGCAGAGCAGGTAGTGGCTTTTGAAATCAATCAGGTGGAAAAGGAACTGGTTAACGCCCGCTATGGGCAAAGTGTTGCATCCCTGGAATTAAAACGATTGGAGGAGGGTGACGGTCCCCTTAAACTTTCAGGGCTTATGGAAGAACGGCAAAAAGTACAAATTGAATTGAAACGATTCCAGGATTTTTTAACAGATCTGGAAAGTTTTGAGAAAAAAGGCTTTAAGAACCCTTCAGAAATCAGTTCAACAAAAGAAAAAATTGCCGCTTATAATACTGAACTTTCCTCGGTAACTAAGCGCTATGAAACATACAAAAACAACGTTCTTCCGGTTCTCATAGAAAGTGCTAAGGCAAAGGTGCAGAATGCTGAAATGCTGGTTCAGCAGACCAGAGAAGGAGGGAAACATAAGATCGCTAAAACACGAGCAACCTTGTTGCAGGTAAAGGCGATGTTAAAG comes from Desulfocapsa sulfexigens DSM 10523 and encodes:
- a CDS encoding acyltransferase gives rise to the protein MIVVEKKSIQEKVSGNSGMFAKYRVAMVGDGGNLTLFLYELINFFCTPVPGISGVLFRRLFFPLLLGKIGTAVRIYENCTIRNGRNIVLGDNVCIEKEVTLDVKPGENKIVLGDNVIIGNRVIFNCSGGVISIGDGTVVGSHCRLGSLLGNTIGCHCRIGRDSCIVGAGHATGDLEKAIVRQPITCNGPSIIGDYVSIGERVTLLDGVRVGSHVTICSDSLVLQDIPDNCTVSGVPAKIISKESVQGRRL
- a CDS encoding lysylphosphatidylglycerol synthase transmembrane domain-containing protein → MAVSSKKKKIALKAVFSLAFIYVLFSFVQGNQLLLMFQRINWFYLSLSLLLTPVMIAVSCCKWMMILNAGQNNVPFLTLFRIYLIGYFFSNMLPSTVGGDVVRSYYTGKIIQDQSYSAIAIFIERFSGIFFLFLLVLFAPLVKPSLYLSPFVFVPVIASLILTLSTLWMAKVKKPFVFADVIVASGLKVFRKTMVLFGRKDPQVFIGTIEDHYKAFIQRLEKLHLKVVQAFETIFKDKILFLKLTFVTALFYLLTWVNVSLALLAFGVNHQFSDICALVPTILFVAHFPVTILGNLGFFESVFVFYLLLVDIPGNGSLAMGLLLRMKMLLIGIVGFYVYLVYKHATGDDAKQLGAVDEKKHLSSDVKKESPENDSC
- a CDS encoding efflux RND transporter periplasmic adaptor subunit, yielding MKKFCIAFCTVFFAVTALISGGCSSEQPTDTQTVVPVSKHDFNIELNIVGVLDAAKSHMIASELEGTNGTIIYLINDGKSVVKGETVVRFDRALFEKEVTELEAQVESYTAAVEAAEQVVAFEINQVEKELVNARYGQSVASLELKRLEEGDGPLKLSGLMEERQKVQIELKRFQDFLTDLESFEKKGFKNPSEISSTKEKIAAYNTELSSVTKRYETYKNNVLPVLIESAKAKVQNAEMLVQQTREGGKHKIAKTRATLLQVKAMLKTQKSSLEKARLKLSKTEIVAPFDGIVIHYQTFRNGEKRKPREGDSVFMNQPILYLPDITRMVIKTKAREVDLHKIKLGQRGTIVVDAYPDAKLSGELTFVGSLAAAEESGESYEKYFQVLFKVNEEDTRLRPGMTCRISIQAESVTDAIAVPLQAVFTHDQDMFCYVKTEDGGFEARSVVIGRQNEEFVEILEGLTVGEQVSLIRQSL
- a CDS encoding SGNH/GDSL hydrolase family protein, yielding MNLVNSRKNWYRAGVFLFSAIVLLLLYFLSLQGEVTIETDINDRFQIFWSDGTGYYSENNSATEYPVEYLENNTVTRFRTGNLSKIDNIRIDPLFGSGKFKIFSIQISQPGYKTMSFSTQGELKRLMPVNHLSDFQVTENGISAISNGNDPQIMLPFQARLSCFWVLSRLSASLAIVIVAFFVVKSCFKHKNLFAGAIFLANILIVGLLILGWWTSKDNTLFQNGRWTVGKDAGKFVFQTYEFMSAPMSGSGISLTANMGFQEITYKNHDSDTRRLEELSCQVYIGPQAYVWVELEKKDQQMLGVRISRNGEYKSGFYTYSSKGKLVSKQLLQIPKDMLNSSSRIVLSRQNGTWTLAVNDRQMGSSLAIDNKNSTFGFRGCTTGREMYLRNIEMKFVDPVTEKRWVETEDFGPSASKQRSTPWIFVFVSIVLLVKAVRDEVLMNYLPSDKHHRFRLLSQLSLFVPASAALLFFFRDSIYATPFSFLVAELVVVVGFALFFEQEKVHLGTKKWLSVLYVIGILLVSGCSFLVNDTILQSSQRVSNKNLSRIDPGIYITTPQAPPTKVPYVATAPIVIKAGQPFFVPGVFREQVIDLVFSLPEQTTLDIVFEQQGFVTRGDSDGEAIPLQRRLLRLSTKSGVVSGLSTKTGVRSAPFMKINGELLVHANNKVSITVTNKRVKLNLNGVLTTFDQFGLLGFGETGFLTYENSVNLKAVSVTPTELKAGPGNKMYLFMFFVPFVFAFLLFFLFRLAGPVALFPTAILALCSYYPIVVLLTAGMFLPSGSLHFLSDGRLGWLFIMAAAVAVNLFCILIYAKRQIKIPALYANLLSLIVIVAVAGYVYVILPDDNPIKLRFSQNTIAPGDIAHAEEKKHVPWYADNSLIGTNIWVWSQLFGGEKAVPGSGNTKDAVRIFVIGGSQAWGSGAANSDSTFSKLLEKKLLDKKLPVQVLNAGTNAVGLQTITRSNKQLLPIYEPDIIIIDVGTNDSGARKMVPGVKNQQRFVHDRLMDFRTFVEFFQGQGVRIILNLEAMCAESYDNFSPDPELYDGLKKIAEDTGVSVIVPSSVTEQIEKEYPLWWDIAHLTPYGQQVMAEILLPTTEKLVNEVLKSSMSGRAL
- a CDS encoding TolC family protein, with amino-acid sequence MKWFLKIFLVALVMEVLTFGSGFCEQDSGSPVIENSITLNRAIEIALQHNRSLQRSLLTLTSSKLSVKAREDDFDIKIIPGTMVTSNSSNDKYVSGQVRILKETEVGITASITPRIEQQGDLYTSSVNVLLNVPLLNGFGTDYALDGLYSARYDLESSEQSYYQQQVNTVIKTVSTVYEIIKDQQQMGLLNNQLSGLEKHLMLTKMKEKTGLATAMDLYRAELRLKDVQNEMTTVNERFDNHVDQLKDLLSIAMQGELTVTAPVDYEPVITHLDEAVAIALENRIEIEQSKRRSEESRRKMLLARNNILPRVDLDVGYRRYGDNSSFQLDEEDWTIGLNGSSDLARSQEKTAFEQANIRYRQSKIDLESTQESVVREVRAQINQMKKNEQLIVDRREQARQTEGKLELALSKFNHGLADNFDLLEAQTEMQQVKTDLLFDTIGYIVDTYKLRSVLGTLLDR
- a CDS encoding acyltransferase; its protein translation is MYKFLQWCPGAVGLLLRQKLYPRYLKNCGRNVLFGRFVEFANAREKITIGSGVVLNDFVCLDGGDPSDFDSPLIIEDNVFIGTGTTVKVTGGSIRIGAGTNIGSDCLVQSDLPVVFEHDVLVAAFCEIGKRDCARQQLLDHVDSDSSNLNKETSVKEGGWIGVRGKIKAGHHIGEGTIIGAHSNVVTDLADKVVAIGDPAQVLRERKEPQVIGRKS